In a single window of the Haloplasma contractile SSD-17B genome:
- a CDS encoding ATP-binding protein translates to MIIGEITSVYGIRVKGRFYEKLPPYMVKNSNVFLGPKINSYVKTNVGLVSVVCQITGEEVSVNDKNQKILELNVIGSIEKGLFSQGLRYLPLVGAKIRLFTEDDYKSLFVSNDSMNLNIGNDLFEPTRKISIDLNSVIPTHIGIFGNTGSGKSNTLTKILQEYLNIIEDKRINSKIAQTLLFDLNNEYGDNAITNLQNKEVIKLTTQTQSKKRIPIDYSKLSEDQLGVLLNATKKTQMPIIKRALRNMKGEFDSEQKINSIRWAIINCQKNAIYTIRNELYKYIMGLEDFQFISGRSNSFIDKSNTTVDFDNKKHFDFINDIEHQSLEKIKVIEPKTWLERFEFELIYSVFQYATHGNNLEFVKPLITRLKNRIKDFNKIFNESENEITSLSQKNIVVIQLGQVNQEIRELVPSIISDLIFDSMRKNDRSKGIKQIRNIVIDEAHNILKPSKESNDIASNSVEVFEKIIKEGRKYGVFLIISSQRPSDISETITSQLHNYFIHKLVNKNDIKHIEKTVSFMDKRQIDMLSVLGPGECIISGTGFIFPMFAKIKIVDEVNEPLSRNVKLLGDEGIFSNKESKKIENKAFDPF, encoded by the coding sequence ATGATAATAGGTGAAATAACTAGTGTATATGGAATTAGAGTCAAAGGTAGGTTCTATGAAAAACTCCCTCCTTATATGGTTAAGAACAGTAATGTCTTTTTAGGTCCAAAAATAAATTCGTACGTCAAAACAAATGTAGGTCTTGTATCCGTTGTTTGTCAAATTACCGGTGAAGAAGTAAGTGTAAATGATAAAAATCAAAAAATATTGGAGTTAAACGTGATAGGATCTATTGAGAAAGGATTATTCAGCCAAGGACTTAGATATCTCCCATTAGTAGGTGCAAAAATTAGACTGTTTACTGAGGATGATTATAAATCATTATTTGTCAGTAATGATTCAATGAATTTAAATATTGGTAATGACTTATTTGAACCTACTAGAAAAATTTCTATAGATTTAAATAGTGTTATACCAACTCACATTGGAATTTTTGGTAATACTGGTAGTGGTAAATCTAATACATTAACCAAAATACTACAAGAATACCTTAATATAATTGAGGATAAAAGGATCAATAGTAAAATTGCCCAGACATTATTATTTGACTTGAATAATGAGTATGGAGATAATGCTATAACAAACTTACAAAATAAAGAAGTTATTAAATTAACTACACAAACACAAAGTAAAAAAAGGATACCAATTGATTATTCAAAACTATCTGAAGATCAACTAGGAGTATTGTTAAATGCTACAAAGAAAACACAGATGCCAATTATTAAACGAGCTCTAAGGAATATGAAGGGTGAGTTTGATTCAGAACAGAAAATAAACTCTATAAGGTGGGCAATTATAAACTGTCAAAAGAATGCAATATATACGATTAGAAATGAACTTTATAAATATATTATGGGATTGGAAGACTTTCAATTCATTAGTGGTCGGTCAAACTCATTTATAGATAAAAGTAATACTACAGTAGATTTTGATAATAAGAAACATTTTGACTTTATTAATGATATTGAACATCAAAGTCTAGAAAAAATAAAGGTTATAGAACCTAAGACATGGCTAGAAAGGTTTGAGTTTGAGCTTATATATTCTGTGTTTCAATATGCAACTCATGGAAATAACCTAGAGTTCGTTAAACCACTAATTACACGATTAAAGAATCGAATAAAGGATTTTAATAAAATTTTTAATGAATCAGAAAATGAGATAACTTCTTTATCTCAAAAAAATATTGTAGTTATTCAATTGGGACAAGTAAATCAAGAAATTAGAGAATTAGTTCCGAGTATTATATCTGACTTAATATTCGATAGTATGAGAAAAAATGATAGAAGTAAAGGGATCAAGCAGATTAGAAATATAGTAATTGATGAGGCTCATAATATACTTAAACCGAGTAAAGAAAGTAATGATATAGCATCAAATAGCGTTGAAGTATTTGAAAAGATTATAAAAGAAGGTAGAAAGTATGGAGTATTCTTAATAATATCTAGTCAAAGACCTTCTGATATCTCAGAAACTATTACATCACAGCTACACAATTACTTTATTCATAAACTAGTAAATAAAAATGATATTAAACATATTGAAAAAACTGTATCTTTTATGGATAAAAGACAAATTGATATGCTATCTGTTCTTGGACCTGGGGAATGTATTATATCTGGTACTGGATTCATATTTCCTATGTTCGCTAAAATAAAAATAGTAGACGAAGTTAATGAACCATTAAGTAGAAATGTTAAATTACTAGGTGATGAAGGAATTTTTAGCAATAAGGAATCTAAGAAGATTGAGAATAAAGCTTTTGATCCTTTTTGA
- a CDS encoding SIR2 family protein, producing MIEDNNIYKENILKYKLDQILSSSHINFLFGAGVNGGGFKLLNGFKDTMQKMCENLGEEEIKLFEESLDLIDDESSKKEVLTTFVDEFHSFYNVIDYNHQSLINLKNMFIKLERLIESSENTIETMSKVNIFTLNYDDIVEDIIESTGALCNVITSDNPRTVRFHDYYVIDSKINNVIPSYNVSKIHGSVYKGKLKLENIITPGVQKYDKAIYDKYFQLLFSMKSELMRLNSVIIIIGYSWGDNHINKLLSDLYEKGLTIIWINYDNDEKCDETLKDRIIEIKQKNSKEKDSTLVFTELLNEVLHNDNR from the coding sequence ATGATAGAAGATAATAATATCTATAAAGAAAATATTTTAAAGTATAAACTTGATCAAATACTATCAAGTTCGCACATTAACTTTTTATTTGGAGCAGGTGTAAACGGTGGAGGCTTTAAATTATTAAATGGTTTTAAAGATACAATGCAAAAAATGTGTGAGAATCTTGGAGAAGAAGAAATAAAATTATTTGAGGAGTCTCTTGATCTTATAGATGATGAATCTAGTAAAAAAGAAGTGTTAACAACATTTGTTGATGAATTTCATTCATTTTATAATGTAATAGATTATAATCATCAGTCACTTATTAATTTAAAGAATATGTTTATAAAACTTGAGAGACTTATTGAATCATCAGAAAACACAATAGAAACAATGTCTAAAGTAAATATATTTACCTTAAATTATGATGATATAGTAGAAGATATAATTGAATCAACTGGTGCGCTATGTAATGTGATTACTAGTGATAATCCAAGGACTGTAAGATTCCATGATTATTATGTTATTGATTCAAAAATTAATAATGTTATCCCTTCTTATAATGTATCGAAAATACATGGCAGTGTTTATAAAGGTAAATTAAAACTCGAAAATATAATTACACCTGGTGTACAAAAGTATGATAAGGCAATTTATGACAAATACTTTCAACTTTTGTTTAGTATGAAAAGTGAACTAATGAGATTAAATTCTGTAATTATAATAATTGGATATTCATGGGGAGATAATCATATAAATAAATTACTATCAGATTTATACGAAAAAGGCCTTACTATTATATGGATAAACTATGATAATGATGAGAAGTGTGATGAGACGCTAAAAGATAGAATTATAGAAATTAAACAGAAAAATTCGAAAGAAAAAGATTCTACTTTAGTGTTTACAGAGTTGCTAAATGAGGTTTTACATAATGATAATAGGTGA
- a CDS encoding ThiF family adenylyltransferase yields MIEYDVALTNSAQSIFRDLMRDSNQERLTFFFWRESKGVKRITAVIDNEIPLPNDEELNLNGNVSFKQSYLLRVLANIPENCGLGLIHNHFTPGWQKMSKDDITAEREELAPIIYSKTKKPLLGLTIGTDGTISGRFWLKKKQSLYHKVDVRKIRIVDKDFKCFYNPGLSQTNISNRKRKIATMSVWGDEHQKHIEDFRVAIVGLGSVGSLVVSALARIGVRKFYLIDFDRIEERNLDRTDGAKKIDSILKRKKINVAKRNIKNSATSSDLEISTHFGKLEDDSSLTKILDCDFIFSCVDKHYPRYVLNYIAISHLIPVIDGGVLIELSENLHGPRNISWRTQIIAPSKICMDCGNVYDYGKVQDEKYGQAKDAVYINVDYNNNDGRENVFSFSMNLASLEVNLFLGYVTSIDNILNYKFNQLYHAIGGVITLNHSENNCKCNCVIKNSYTAKALNLKQLVGK; encoded by the coding sequence ATGATAGAATACGATGTAGCACTAACTAATTCAGCACAAAGTATTTTTCGTGACTTAATGAGAGACTCCAACCAAGAAAGACTAACGTTTTTCTTTTGGCGTGAATCAAAAGGGGTAAAAAGGATAACAGCTGTAATTGATAACGAAATTCCTTTGCCTAATGATGAGGAATTGAATTTAAATGGCAATGTATCTTTTAAGCAATCTTATTTACTAAGAGTATTAGCTAATATTCCAGAGAATTGTGGTTTAGGATTAATACATAATCACTTTACACCTGGGTGGCAAAAAATGAGTAAAGATGATATAACTGCTGAAAGAGAGGAACTTGCACCTATAATATACTCCAAAACAAAGAAACCATTATTAGGCCTAACTATAGGTACAGATGGTACAATATCAGGACGTTTCTGGTTGAAAAAGAAGCAGTCATTATACCATAAAGTAGACGTGCGAAAAATTCGAATTGTTGATAAGGATTTTAAATGCTTTTATAATCCAGGACTATCTCAAACGAATATTTCTAACAGAAAAAGAAAAATTGCAACAATGTCAGTATGGGGTGATGAGCATCAAAAACATATAGAAGATTTTAGAGTAGCAATAGTCGGATTAGGAAGTGTTGGAAGTTTAGTTGTTAGCGCCCTAGCCCGTATTGGTGTCAGAAAGTTTTATTTGATCGATTTCGATAGAATTGAAGAAAGAAATCTTGATAGAACAGATGGCGCAAAAAAAATTGATTCAATTTTGAAAAGAAAAAAAATTAATGTAGCAAAAAGAAATATAAAAAATTCTGCTACATCATCTGATTTGGAAATTAGTACACATTTTGGAAAGTTAGAAGATGATTCTAGTCTAACTAAAATATTAGACTGTGATTTTATCTTCTCCTGCGTTGACAAACATTATCCTAGATATGTGTTAAACTATATAGCAATATCTCATCTAATACCTGTTATAGATGGTGGAGTGCTAATTGAATTATCGGAAAATTTACATGGTCCACGTAATATCTCATGGAGAACACAAATAATTGCACCTAGTAAAATTTGTATGGACTGTGGAAATGTATATGATTATGGGAAGGTGCAAGATGAGAAATATGGTCAAGCTAAAGATGCGGTATATATTAACGTTGATTACAATAACAATGATGGTAGAGAAAATGTATTTTCTTTTAGCATGAACCTGGCTTCTTTAGAAGTTAACTTATTTTTAGGTTACGTTACATCTATAGATAATATATTAAATTATAAATTTAATCAGTTGTACCATGCAATAGGTGGCGTTATCACACTCAATCATTCTGAGAATAATTGTAAATGTAATTGCGTTATAAAGAATAGTTACACAGCCAAGGCTTTAAACTTAAAACAGCTAGTTGGAAAATAA
- a CDS encoding E2/UBC family protein: protein MTIEDFKRFINHELNLSTRWETVADGQYLIIENYKLPAGPYEGSLVSIAIKNTNTVPFCPHPSVHVSPHLASFKRITKNVNGRNVTARNVLKSKIGVEWQYWSRRFINQPATPQDLWTQLLYTFIEDIN from the coding sequence ATGACAATAGAAGATTTTAAAAGATTTATAAATCATGAACTTAACTTATCTACTAGATGGGAAACAGTAGCTGACGGTCAATATTTAATCATTGAGAACTATAAATTACCAGCAGGCCCTTATGAAGGGTCTCTGGTAAGTATTGCAATAAAGAACACAAACACAGTTCCTTTCTGTCCTCACCCTTCAGTACACGTCTCACCACATTTAGCCAGTTTTAAAAGAATTACTAAAAACGTAAATGGTAGAAATGTGACTGCTCGTAATGTCCTTAAAAGTAAAATAGGTGTAGAATGGCAATATTGGAGCAGGAGATTTATTAATCAACCTGCGACTCCTCAAGATTTATGGACTCAATTATTGTATACGTTTATAGAGGATATAAATTAA
- a CDS encoding helix-turn-helix domain-containing protein, protein MKDKIRELGISQQLLSDYLGISRQTLNGYLNGKKEDIPSHIQIQLSDLFMVESLEEFTNKHHSNDEKRLIINKIKSKTKPHDEIVNFNKFNTNQKRLIKKFNELMVEKLDSHTEKYFETILLVSDEMLKESLFKYIVSYFGKINNIIDVNYYEETKEVFAKNIEASLYNSLSLFLNNSNNSNNINEDYYVKYIKDFNSYHEKFIKRVEELTELRNKRKEEFNLLLDQALKELGHTSGEPLESKTAKNILNKVLEIRDRKTV, encoded by the coding sequence ATGAAGGATAAAATTAGAGAACTAGGTATTTCACAACAATTGTTATCCGATTATTTAGGTATATCAAGGCAAACTTTGAATGGATACTTGAATGGGAAGAAAGAAGATATACCAAGTCACATACAAATCCAATTAAGTGATCTTTTTATGGTTGAATCACTAGAAGAATTTACAAACAAGCATCATTCTAATGACGAAAAGAGACTAATTATAAATAAAATAAAAAGTAAGACAAAACCTCATGATGAAATTGTCAACTTTAATAAATTTAACACAAATCAAAAAAGACTCATTAAAAAATTTAATGAGTTAATGGTGGAAAAGCTTGACAGTCATACTGAAAAGTATTTTGAAACAATACTCTTGGTAAGTGACGAAATGTTAAAGGAATCATTATTTAAATATATAGTTAGTTATTTCGGTAAAATTAATAATATAATCGATGTGAATTATTATGAAGAAACAAAAGAAGTATTTGCTAAAAACATTGAAGCAAGTTTATATAATTCGCTATCGTTGTTTTTAAATAATAGTAATAATAGTAATAATATTAATGAAGATTACTATGTCAAGTATATAAAAGACTTTAACTCCTATCATGAAAAATTTATAAAACGAGTAGAGGAGTTAACAGAGTTGAGAAATAAGAGAAAAGAAGAATTTAATTTACTATTAGATCAGGCCCTAAAGGAATTGGGGCATACTTCTGGAGAGCCTCTTGAATCGAAAACTGCTAAAAATATATTGAATAAAGTTTTAGAAATTAGGGACAGAAAAACTGTTTAG